A genomic segment from Streptomyces antibioticus encodes:
- a CDS encoding ABC transporter permease → MTAATTDASPTTLKAKAARPSARRRLRSPAIVLPPLLVVTALLAVWQTYTSAAAVDPTVLPSPWRVLSQGWENRQDLWDATLPTLQETVAGFGMSFVAAWLVAVLLDFSTWARRGLYPLLVASQTIPIVAVAPLLIIWFGFGLFPKMLVVTLATFFPLTANLAAGFASADPEAMRLLRSLGAGRTRTFLMVRVPSAMPYFFAGLRVSITYAVVGAVFAEYAGAENGLGIYMQAQKSAFRTDLVFAAVAVTAALSIALFATTYLLQRLALPWERATRRKDHP, encoded by the coding sequence GTGACCGCCGCCACCACCGACGCCTCGCCCACCACCCTCAAGGCCAAGGCCGCCCGCCCCTCGGCGCGCCGCAGGCTCCGCTCCCCCGCCATCGTCCTGCCCCCGCTCCTCGTCGTCACGGCGCTCCTCGCCGTCTGGCAGACCTACACCAGCGCGGCCGCCGTGGACCCCACCGTCCTGCCCAGCCCCTGGCGGGTGCTCTCCCAGGGCTGGGAGAACCGGCAGGACCTGTGGGACGCGACCCTGCCCACCCTCCAGGAGACCGTCGCCGGGTTCGGGATGTCGTTCGTCGCCGCCTGGCTGGTGGCGGTCCTGCTGGACTTCTCCACCTGGGCCCGCCGGGGCCTGTACCCGCTTCTGGTCGCCTCCCAGACCATCCCGATCGTGGCCGTCGCACCGCTGCTGATCATCTGGTTCGGTTTCGGCCTGTTCCCGAAGATGCTGGTGGTCACCCTCGCCACGTTCTTCCCGCTCACCGCCAACCTCGCCGCCGGATTCGCCTCCGCCGATCCGGAGGCCATGCGGCTGCTGCGCTCCCTGGGCGCCGGCCGGACACGCACGTTCCTGATGGTCCGCGTGCCCAGCGCGATGCCGTACTTCTTCGCCGGGCTGCGGGTCAGCATCACCTACGCCGTCGTCGGCGCGGTGTTCGCCGAGTACGCGGGCGCGGAGAACGGGCTCGGCATCTACATGCAGGCGCAGAAGAGCGCCTTCCGCACCGACCTCGTCTTCGCGGCCGTGGCGGTCACCGCCGCCCTGAGCATCGCCCTGTTCGCCACGACCTACCTCCTCCAACGCCTCGCCCTGCCCTGGGAACGCGCCACCCGGCGGAAGGACCACCCATGA
- a CDS encoding ABC transporter ATP-binding protein: protein MSTPDGTTPGAPDPRLVLRGVDKGYDGLDVLRGLELSVQPGEFAAVIGPSGSGKSTLLNLVSGLDRPTAGEILVDGEPPRTRSGRVAYMPQKDLLFPWRTVLANTALGLEAQGVRRTEARRRAAALFDAFGLDGFQHSYPGQLSGGMRQRAALLRTVVLERPLLLLDEPFGALDSLTRRELQRWLAHMWHTYRWTVVLVTHDIREAVLLADTIHVLSPRPASVTARIEVPRPPRGGDGPRALDAVTAAEVEERVLAALAAPSGAAR from the coding sequence ATGAGCACCCCCGACGGCACCACCCCCGGTGCCCCCGATCCGCGGCTCGTGCTGCGCGGCGTCGACAAGGGCTACGACGGTCTCGACGTCCTGCGCGGTCTCGAACTGTCCGTCCAGCCGGGCGAGTTCGCGGCCGTGATCGGCCCCAGCGGCAGCGGCAAGAGCACCCTGCTCAACCTGGTCTCCGGGCTCGACCGGCCCACGGCCGGCGAGATCCTGGTCGACGGGGAGCCTCCCCGCACCCGCTCGGGCCGGGTCGCCTACATGCCGCAGAAGGACCTCCTCTTCCCCTGGCGCACCGTCCTCGCCAACACCGCCCTCGGTCTGGAGGCGCAGGGGGTGCGCCGGACGGAGGCCCGCCGCCGGGCCGCCGCGCTGTTCGACGCGTTCGGCCTCGACGGCTTCCAGCACAGCTATCCCGGTCAGCTCAGCGGCGGTATGCGGCAGCGCGCGGCGCTGCTGCGCACCGTCGTCCTGGAACGTCCGCTGCTGCTGCTCGACGAGCCGTTCGGCGCCCTGGACTCCCTCACCCGCCGTGAACTCCAGCGCTGGCTGGCCCACATGTGGCACACCTACCGCTGGACCGTCGTCCTGGTCACCCATGACATCCGGGAGGCGGTGCTGCTCGCCGACACCATCCACGTCCTGTCACCGCGGCCCGCCTCGGTGACCGCGCGCATCGAGGTGCCCCGCCCGCCACGCGGCGGGGACGGCCCGCGCGCACTGGACGCCGTCACGGCGGCCGAGGTCGAGGAACGCGTCCTGGCCGCGCTCGCCGCGCCTTCGGGAGCCGCCCGATGA
- a CDS encoding phosphotransferase enzyme family protein, whose translation MTAPGGNATEPAPPATHGLGYDRVEPDWAPLTADEAADVLGGPVRLHWHSPRPLSAAAVVEHDGRRVFLKRHHTGVRTLEGLEEEHAFLRHLRSRGAPVVDVLAASARGEWTYEVHSLGHGTDLYQDALSWTPFTSVHHAREAGSALARLHRAAVGHRAPARRVQPLVSSFRVFGGPDPQGALAAYAAERPALADALRSDPVDADLARWHLPLHAELAPLLPELEPLWTHNDWHASNLLWDTTGGGDTVSTVLDFNLSDRTTAVHDLAVALERNVFGWLDLPRGHRHVSVQHAHLTALLEGYAAVRPLSEAEAEALPALLPLVNAEYALSEMHYFHEVTRSAANTALARAYFTDHTRWFTTEPGRLALRQVRDTARRLTASAPLSGRKSGGGPGGERAGSRA comes from the coding sequence ATGACCGCACCCGGCGGCAACGCCACGGAACCCGCCCCGCCGGCCACGCACGGGCTCGGCTACGACCGCGTCGAACCCGACTGGGCTCCCCTCACCGCCGACGAGGCGGCGGACGTGCTCGGCGGCCCGGTCCGGCTGCACTGGCACAGTCCCCGCCCGCTGTCCGCGGCCGCCGTCGTGGAGCACGACGGACGGCGCGTCTTCCTCAAACGGCACCACACCGGCGTCCGCACCCTCGAAGGGCTGGAGGAGGAGCACGCCTTCCTGCGCCATCTGCGCTCCCGCGGCGCGCCCGTGGTCGACGTCCTCGCCGCGTCGGCGCGCGGCGAATGGACCTACGAGGTGCATTCGCTGGGCCACGGCACGGACCTCTACCAGGACGCGCTGTCCTGGACGCCGTTCACCTCGGTCCATCACGCCCGGGAGGCGGGTTCCGCGCTCGCCCGGCTCCATCGGGCCGCCGTCGGCCACCGGGCGCCGGCCCGCCGGGTCCAGCCGCTGGTGTCGTCGTTCCGCGTGTTCGGCGGCCCCGATCCGCAGGGCGCCCTCGCCGCCTACGCCGCCGAGCGGCCGGCCCTCGCCGACGCCCTGCGCTCCGACCCGGTCGACGCCGACCTGGCCCGCTGGCATCTGCCGCTGCACGCCGAACTGGCGCCGCTCCTGCCCGAGTTGGAGCCGCTGTGGACGCACAACGACTGGCACGCCTCCAACCTGCTGTGGGACACGACCGGCGGCGGGGACACCGTGTCCACGGTGCTCGACTTCAACCTCAGCGACCGGACCACGGCCGTCCACGACCTCGCGGTGGCACTGGAACGCAACGTCTTCGGCTGGCTGGACCTGCCACGCGGCCACCGCCATGTGTCGGTGCAACACGCCCACCTCACGGCCCTGTTGGAGGGCTACGCCGCCGTCCGCCCGCTCAGCGAGGCCGAGGCCGAAGCGCTGCCCGCGCTGCTGCCCCTGGTCAACGCCGAGTACGCACTGTCGGAGATGCACTACTTCCACGAAGTGACCCGCTCGGCGGCGAACACCGCACTGGCCCGCGCCTACTTCACCGACCACACCCGCTGGTTCACCACCGAACCCGGCCGTCTCGCCCTGCGCCAGGTGCGGGACACCGCGCGGCGACTGACCGCATCCGCACCTCTCTCCGGTCGCAAATCCGGTGGCGGACCGGGCGGCGAGCGGGCAGGCTCACGCGCATGA
- a CDS encoding class I SAM-dependent DNA methyltransferase, producing MTSSELWSRETADRYDAEETERTSDAVLGPTVAFLAELAGDGRALEFAIGTGRVGVPLREHGVPVVGIELSEPMAAVLRRKADEDTLPVVIGDMATTVVPGEFSLVYLVYNTITNLLTQDEQVECFRNAARHLAPGGRFVVELGVPPLRLLPPGQVAVPFDVSDRHLGFDTFDLVEQILVSHHFTRDGGDGRYRRGASRHRYAWPAELDLMAKIAGLHLERRVADWDGSPFTPESPQHISVWRKPT from the coding sequence ATGACGAGCAGTGAGCTGTGGAGCCGTGAGACCGCCGACCGCTACGACGCCGAGGAGACCGAGCGGACCTCGGACGCCGTCCTCGGACCGACGGTCGCCTTCCTCGCCGAACTCGCGGGCGACGGGCGGGCGTTGGAGTTCGCCATCGGAACCGGGCGCGTGGGCGTCCCGCTGCGGGAACACGGTGTGCCCGTGGTGGGGATCGAGCTGTCCGAACCCATGGCGGCTGTCCTGCGCCGCAAGGCCGACGAGGACACGCTCCCGGTGGTCATCGGGGACATGGCCACCACCGTCGTGCCCGGCGAGTTCAGCCTGGTCTATCTCGTCTACAACACCATCACGAACCTGCTCACGCAGGACGAGCAGGTCGAGTGCTTCCGCAACGCCGCGCGTCATCTGGCGCCCGGCGGCCGGTTCGTCGTCGAACTGGGCGTGCCGCCGCTGCGGTTGCTGCCGCCCGGGCAGGTCGCGGTGCCGTTCGACGTCTCCGACCGGCATCTCGGCTTCGACACCTTCGACCTGGTCGAACAGATCCTGGTCTCGCACCACTTCACCCGCGACGGCGGCGACGGCCGCTACCGCCGCGGCGCCTCCCGGCACCGGTACGCCTGGCCGGCGGAGCTGGACCTGATGGCGAAGATCGCCGGACTCCACCTGGAGCGGCGCGTCGCGGACTGGGACGGGTCGCCGTTCACCCCGGAGTCCCCGCAGCACATCTCCGTCTGGCGCAAGCCGACCTGA
- a CDS encoding quinone oxidoreductase family protein, translated as MKAVAFKEVGGPEVLRPVELPTPEPGPGEVLIRVAYAGVNYGEVQHRLGDFGAPEGETVTGLEASGTVAALGEGVTGLTLGEEVAAYLPDGGGYAEYASAPASFVFPLTDVGLGLRTAGAAPLVLTTAYGVLAGAARIAAGDTVLVHAAAGGVGSAAAQLARSLGAAAVYGTVSTKEKAEYARRFGYDEVFERDGFVEAVRAATSGRGVDLVLDPIGGATRLASFEILAPFGRVAVYGEAARHPDLSLPVLPVWKNNRVLTGYNIGDLSRRDPDALRRHTLAALGLAASGDVRIDITAEYELSDASEAHRLLEAGANTGKAVLRVGG; from the coding sequence ATGAAGGCGGTCGCGTTCAAGGAGGTCGGCGGACCGGAGGTCCTGCGTCCGGTGGAGCTGCCCACACCGGAGCCGGGGCCGGGCGAGGTGCTGATCCGGGTGGCGTACGCGGGCGTCAACTACGGCGAAGTCCAGCACCGGCTGGGCGACTTCGGCGCTCCCGAGGGCGAGACGGTCACCGGTCTGGAGGCGTCGGGGACGGTGGCGGCGCTCGGTGAGGGCGTGACGGGCCTGACGCTCGGCGAGGAGGTCGCCGCGTATCTCCCGGACGGCGGCGGTTACGCGGAATACGCGTCGGCACCGGCCTCGTTCGTGTTCCCGCTGACCGACGTGGGCCTCGGTCTGCGGACGGCCGGTGCCGCGCCCCTCGTGCTGACGACCGCGTACGGCGTGCTGGCCGGCGCGGCCCGGATCGCGGCCGGTGACACCGTGCTCGTCCACGCGGCGGCGGGCGGAGTCGGTTCGGCGGCGGCGCAGCTCGCCCGGTCGCTGGGGGCGGCGGCTGTGTACGGCACCGTGAGCACCAAGGAGAAGGCGGAGTACGCGCGCCGCTTCGGCTACGACGAGGTCTTCGAGCGCGACGGCTTCGTGGAGGCGGTCCGGGCGGCGACGTCCGGGCGCGGCGTGGACCTGGTGCTGGACCCGATCGGCGGCGCCACCCGGCTGGCGAGCTTCGAGATCCTGGCGCCGTTCGGCCGGGTCGCGGTCTACGGGGAGGCGGCCCGGCATCCCGACCTGAGCCTGCCGGTCCTCCCGGTGTGGAAGAACAACCGTGTCCTGACGGGCTACAACATCGGCGACCTCTCCCGCCGGGACCCGGATGCCCTGCGGCGGCACACCCTCGCCGCGCTGGGACTGGCCGCGTCCGGTGACGTGCGGATCGACATCACGGCCGAGTACGAGCTGTCCGACGCGTCGGAGGCGCATCGCCTGCTGGAGGCCGGTGCGAACACGGGCAAGGCCGTGCTGCGGGTGGGTGGTTGA
- a CDS encoding Dabb family protein encodes MIVHMLRFAFKDGTTEEQRDRVLALMRRTASVESVSFATVGQSLGDPAEGLTHGYCVGIADLAALERYMHDPVHLAGDPEILPHLARIRIGPDVSDDMDPGLAGEIMALHEKKVALYPEWGAQLEPLVEIGVAPGGPPPA; translated from the coding sequence ATGATCGTTCACATGCTGCGCTTCGCCTTCAAGGACGGGACGACCGAGGAACAGAGGGACCGCGTCCTCGCGCTGATGCGCCGGACGGCCTCCGTGGAGTCGGTGTCGTTCGCCACCGTGGGACAGAGCCTGGGCGACCCCGCCGAGGGCCTCACCCACGGCTACTGCGTGGGCATCGCCGATCTGGCCGCCCTGGAGCGGTACATGCACGACCCGGTCCACCTGGCCGGAGACCCCGAGATCCTTCCGCACCTCGCCAGGATCCGCATCGGCCCCGACGTCTCCGACGACATGGACCCGGGGCTGGCCGGCGAGATCATGGCGCTCCACGAGAAGAAGGTCGCCCTGTACCCCGAGTGGGGCGCCCAGCTCGAACCGCTCGTCGAGATCGGGGTCGCCCCGGGCGGGCCGCCCCCGGCGTGA
- a CDS encoding TetR/AcrR family transcriptional regulator — translation MGSVESSGAGGVTRGRVDKRQAILDAAFTVFARRGYAQACVQEIAEEARVAKPTVYSHLRDKETLFRHTVELAADALAAESLAAVERLRTLGPDGDLRAALTDLARRLLTVCCGERSRALRSLTYAQVSQFPDLIDTVQERTAHRPRAALADRLARLSLAGRLRGGDPERAAEHFFALLTGPLESRSRLGTRRVPAAELRDVAEAAVDVFLRAYGADEPASH, via the coding sequence ATGGGTTCAGTAGAGTCAAGCGGGGCCGGTGGCGTGACGCGTGGCCGGGTGGACAAGCGGCAGGCGATCCTGGACGCCGCGTTCACCGTCTTCGCCCGGCGCGGGTACGCGCAGGCGTGCGTCCAGGAGATCGCGGAGGAGGCGCGCGTCGCCAAACCGACGGTCTACAGCCATCTGCGCGACAAGGAGACCCTCTTCCGCCACACGGTCGAACTGGCCGCCGACGCCCTGGCGGCGGAGAGCCTCGCCGCGGTCGAACGGCTGCGCACCCTCGGCCCCGACGGCGACCTGCGGGCGGCGCTCACGGATCTCGCCCGGCGGCTGCTGACGGTGTGCTGCGGTGAACGCTCCCGCGCGCTGCGGTCGTTGACGTACGCGCAGGTGTCGCAGTTCCCCGATCTGATCGACACCGTGCAGGAGCGCACCGCGCACCGCCCGCGCGCGGCGCTCGCCGACCGGCTGGCCCGGCTCTCGCTGGCCGGCCGGCTGCGCGGCGGCGACCCGGAGCGGGCCGCCGAGCACTTCTTCGCCCTGCTCACCGGCCCGCTGGAGTCGCGTTCCCGGCTGGGCACCCGCCGGGTCCCCGCCGCCGAGCTGCGCGATGTGGCGGAGGCGGCGGTGGACGTCTTCCTGCGCGCCTACGGCGCCGACGAACCCGCCTCGCACTGA
- a CDS encoding bifunctional 5,10-methylenetetrahydrofolate dehydrogenase/5,10-methenyltetrahydrofolate cyclohydrolase: protein MQTRTARLMDGTALARRVVEETSVRAAEITRRTGVTPCLATVLVGEDPASVTYVRMKRARCAKAGIDSRLVSLPAATTTAELVGTLRTLSQDPAVHGILLQHPVGPHIDERAAFEAIAPEKDVDGVTMSSFASMSFGRPGFASCTPGGIMRLLDAYDVELTGRRAVVVGRSAILGKPVGMLLLARDATVTYCHSRTADLAAAVREADVVVAAVGRPRLIRGEDIRPGAVVIDAGYNAGNVGDVDFDTARTRAGLITPVPGGVGPMTIAVLLEQTVDAASAQLGLATR, encoded by the coding sequence ATGCAGACCCGGACGGCCCGGCTGATGGACGGGACCGCCCTGGCCCGGCGCGTCGTCGAGGAGACGTCGGTCAGGGCGGCGGAGATCACCCGGCGTACCGGTGTGACGCCGTGCCTCGCCACGGTGCTGGTGGGCGAGGATCCGGCCTCGGTGACGTACGTCCGGATGAAGCGGGCCCGGTGCGCGAAGGCCGGCATCGACTCGCGGCTCGTCAGCCTGCCGGCCGCCACCACGACCGCCGAACTCGTAGGCACCCTGCGGACCTTGTCGCAGGACCCCGCCGTGCACGGCATCCTGTTGCAGCACCCCGTCGGCCCGCACATCGACGAGCGGGCGGCGTTCGAGGCCATCGCGCCGGAGAAGGACGTCGACGGCGTCACGATGAGCAGCTTCGCCTCGATGAGCTTCGGACGGCCCGGCTTCGCGTCCTGCACCCCCGGCGGAATCATGCGGCTGCTGGACGCGTACGACGTCGAACTCACGGGCCGGCGTGCCGTGGTGGTGGGCCGCAGCGCGATCCTCGGCAAGCCCGTCGGCATGCTGCTGCTCGCCCGCGACGCCACCGTCACCTACTGCCACTCCCGTACGGCGGACCTGGCGGCGGCCGTACGGGAGGCGGACGTCGTCGTCGCGGCCGTGGGACGGCCCCGGCTGATTCGCGGCGAGGACATCAGGCCCGGCGCCGTCGTGATCGACGCCGGATACAACGCGGGCAACGTCGGTGACGTCGACTTCGACACCGCCCGCACCCGGGCCGGCCTGATCACCCCGGTCCCCGGCGGGGTGGGGCCCATGACGATCGCCGTCCTGCTGGAGCAGACCGTCGACGCGGCGTCCGCCCAGCTAGGGCTGGCAACTCGCTGA